The sequence below is a genomic window from Proteus vulgaris.
TTACTTTTTAAGCATGTTTATCTATTTCTTATCCCCTATAATATAACAATATTTTATTTAACCACCTTCCTTTTATTACAGAGGTTTCTGTTATTCACAGAAACAAAATAACATGTCACATCAAAATTATCGCCAATCCGAAGTTTTTGCGATAACAACTATCACGGTAAGTATTGGCGTTATCGGGATTGTTATCGGATTAACTATTCCTATGGTTGCACTACGCCTCAATTTAGTGGGTATTAGTGAATCTATCATTGGACTTATTTCCGCCGCGCCAGCTATTGGGATGTTAGTTATTTCACCTTTTGCTCGGCGTATTGTGCAATGGATTGGTAAACGCTTTGCGATGCTATTAGCAACCATTGTTTCTGCAATCAGTTTATTACCTTTAATGGGAAGCTTACCGCTAGAGTTGTTATTTCCTTTACGACTTATCACTGGTATTGCCAGTGGTGTGATGATTTGTTTAGGAGAGACGTGGATTAATGAGCTTTCGCCAGATAATAAACGTGGGCGAATTTTAGCGGTATATACCACGGTATTTACCATCAGTCAGTTATTAGGGCCTTCAATTATTGCGCTTTATGGTGTCGCAGATAAGACACCTATTTTAATTAGTGTCTTTATTCATATTATTTCTATTGTCCTGTTTTTAATGATGGATCAGAAAACAGGAGATAAATTACCGAAAGATACGCAAGAGCCTAATTTCTCTATTATTCGCTTTGTTAAAGTTGCACCCGCAATCTGCGGCGGTATTGTTTTCTTTGCTTTTTTTGATGGTACCGTGCTTTCAATGTTTCCTATTTATGGCTTAAGTGTGGGACATACTGAAGCGATTGCAGCAATGATGATAAGCGCTATTTTAGCCGGTGACGCCATTATGCAAATGCCATTTGGCTGGCTTGCTGATCATATGAACAGAACGCGGTTATATCGAATTTGTGGTGTGGTGACTTTACTCGCAAGCTTATTATTACCGATCACGATGTCTCATACATTTTTGATTTGGCCTTTATTACTGGTGCTGGGTGCAACAGCAGGTGCGATATACACCATTGCGTTAGTACAAATAGGGCAATATTTCTCAGGTAATGATCTGATGGTTGCAAATGCGTCTGCGGCGATGTTATGGGGAATTGGTAATTTATCTGGACCTTTACTGGCTGGCGCGATGTCAGAAATTTCTTCATCTTCACTACCATTCTTATTGGTTGCAATGACGGGTTTATTCTTAGTATCAACGATGGAACGTTGGAATCTAGGCGTTGAAGCACTGAACAGTAGCTCATCTTAATATCATTCCTCTTCTATCGTATTCCATTTAGAGTGATAGGAATATGATAGAGGAACTCTCTCTTTTCTTTATTTCTAAATATTTAGTTTTATCTTATTGTTTTTTATAAATGATTATAATTATCTTTCGTAATTATACTTATTTTAAAACTTATTAAGAATAATCTAGAAATGCCTATATTGAACAGAAAGTTGTTTGCTAAAACAACGTTTATTCATCTAACGTTAGAAGTAGAAGATGACACCATCTTCAGATAAAAAATAATGAATACTGCAAACCATTAATCGCCACACATTGGGAACGGGAGGTATTATTTATCTAGGCAACTTATTAAGGCTACTAATAATAGATAAATATACCTAGTTATCAGGTTGTTTAATATAATTTTAATAAAAACAATTGGTTAATCTGTTTTTCTACTGTGAGATAAACATGATATTAGATGATTGTATAAAAGTAGAATGATGAGGAAAGTAGATAGTCGCTTTCCTCTTTTTCTTTTTTTCTGACTTTAAATTATCTTTTTATGACATTTTTATTAAAAATGTATTTTTTCGCTTGATTCTTACCCTAAAAGCACCAGATAATCGTTTGCGTCAAATTCTCTCACTCAATCTACACGAAAAACCAAACGTTTGCTTTTGACTCCCTCTTAAGATTTTTATCAATAAGAGGTTATTTTAATTGATACGTAATCGTTTTCGTTTTTTGGAGAGTGAACCGTTTTTATGTCAGAGGAATGTAATGTCTGCTAATCAATCAGCAACCACAGGTAAACTGGATAGCTATTTTAAACTTACAGCTCGCGGTACAACTGTTCGCAAAGAAATGATCGCCGGTTTGACGACATTTTTGGCGATGGTGTATTCCGTGATTGTTGTTCCTAGCATGTTAGGACAAGCCGGTTTTCCACATACAGCGGTTTTTATCGCAACCTGTTTAGTCGCGGGATTGGGCTCTCTTCTAATGGGATTGTGGGCAAATCTTCCTATGGCAATTGGTTGTGCTATTTCATTAACAGCATTTACCGCTTTTAGCTTGGTCTTAGGACAAAACATCTCTGTACCTGTTGCTTTAGGTGCCGTGTTTTTAATGGGGTGTTTATTCACCGTATTCTCATTAACCGGCATTCGTACTTGGATCTTAAAAAATATTCCAATCGGTATCGCACATGGTGCGGGAATAGGGATAGGGCTATTTTTACTTTTAATCGCAGCAAATAGTGTTGGATTAGTGGTGAAAAATCCATTTGATGGCTTACCTGTTGCAATGGGGAAATTTACATCATTCTCTGTTCTTATGTCACTTGCTGGATTAGCCGCTATTTTCGGATTAGAAAAACGTAAAGTACCGGGTGGCGTGCTATTAGTGATTGTGGCTATTTCGATTATTGGTCTTATTTTTGATCCTAATGTGAAATATCAAGGCATCTTTAAAATGCCTCAATTAGGTGAAGAAGGGCTTTCTTTATTGTTTGCGATGGATATTAAAGGTGCTTTACAACCTTTAGTTTTACCAAGTGTTCTTGCGTTAGTAATGACAGCGAT
It includes:
- a CDS encoding MFS transporter, producing the protein MSHQNYRQSEVFAITTITVSIGVIGIVIGLTIPMVALRLNLVGISESIIGLISAAPAIGMLVISPFARRIVQWIGKRFAMLLATIVSAISLLPLMGSLPLELLFPLRLITGIASGVMICLGETWINELSPDNKRGRILAVYTTVFTISQLLGPSIIALYGVADKTPILISVFIHIISIVLFLMMDQKTGDKLPKDTQEPNFSIIRFVKVAPAICGGIVFFAFFDGTVLSMFPIYGLSVGHTEAIAAMMISAILAGDAIMQMPFGWLADHMNRTRLYRICGVVTLLASLLLPITMSHTFLIWPLLLVLGATAGAIYTIALVQIGQYFSGNDLMVANASAAMLWGIGNLSGPLLAGAMSEISSSSLPFLLVAMTGLFLVSTMERWNLGVEALNSSSS
- a CDS encoding NCS2 family permease produces the protein MSANQSATTGKLDSYFKLTARGTTVRKEMIAGLTTFLAMVYSVIVVPSMLGQAGFPHTAVFIATCLVAGLGSLLMGLWANLPMAIGCAISLTAFTAFSLVLGQNISVPVALGAVFLMGCLFTVFSLTGIRTWILKNIPIGIAHGAGIGIGLFLLLIAANSVGLVVKNPFDGLPVAMGKFTSFSVLMSLAGLAAIFGLEKRKVPGGVLLVIVAISIIGLIFDPNVKYQGIFKMPQLGEEGLSLLFAMDIKGALQPLVLPSVLALVMTAIFDATGTIRAVAGQANLLDKRGQIINGGKALTSDSVSSIFAGVIGAAPAAVYVESAAGTAAGGKTGLTATVVGILFLLILFLSPLSYLVPAYATAPALMYVGLLMLGNVTKLDFSDFVDAMSGMVCAVFIVLTCNIVTGIMLGFGCLVIGRVFAGEWRKLNIGTVLITIALVAFYAGEWAI